The DNA segment TACTATGAACaaaaaaggaacaggagaagCCGAAGTCCCacagttgcttttaaaattgaTACCTGAGTTTGGCCACTGCTGgctctgcaaaacaaaaagcatctgaGGCTGCTACAAATATCAAAGGCACTCTCAGTCCAAGTGGAATTAAGGAGTCATATTAAAATGAATATACATCACCCTTCTCAAACATAGTCCAGTTTTGTCCATTTCCACCTACACACTTACACAAACAAAATGGTGTTTTTCCAAAATTCACTACATAACCATTTACTAAATGCCTTCTGAAACACCAGCCTTCCACCTTACTGCTGCCAAAGACTGGTACTTACTGTAGGGAGAAGACGACTGCAGAAGAGGAGAGGATCACCATGGGCAGCAGGCAATAGCCCAAGACACTTGCCACGCAGCCATGCGAGACTCCCGGGACGCTCATCAGGTTCAACAGGGCGTGCATCGCAAGGCACCCAATGGCACTCATGCCATACACGTAGCCGAAATGAACTTTTCCTGCCTGGAATAAATATGAGTAAGCATGAAGGAAGCAAGTGATCGCAAAGTGATGGGAGAGAACAGGAGGAAAGCACTAGGTTTGTTATTTTTTCGTGTTGACTCTCTCCACCTCACCTACAGAAGCTCAATTGTAAACCAGAGCTGATACTTTTGGGTGATTTTTGCATCAAAAAATTCCAAGGTACAATTGTGAGAATGTGCTTGTCATTAATTTAAGGTTATAAGACTGATTCTCAGCCTTAATGTCATTGGGCTATGAACAGGAAAGGAACTGGCTGGGGagacttatagaatcatagaatgtgttgggttggaagggacctttaaaggtcatctagtccaacccccctgcagtaagcagggacatctttaactagatcaggttgctcagagcctcatccagcctggccttgaatgtctccacggatggggcctccaccacctctctgggcaacctgtgccagtgtctcaccaccctcattgtaaagaacttcttcctaatgtctaatctaaacctaccctgctctagtttaaaaccattgcccctcgtcctatcgctacatgcccttgcaaacagcccctccccagctttcctgtaggcccccttcaggtactggaaggggctataagggaGAagggagcctgctcttctccaggctgaagaaccccaactctctcagcctgtcttcataggagacatgctccagccctttgatcatcttcgacTTGGGAAGGTCTAACTGGTAACAAGCTGAGAAGAAattatggaaaacacattttagtGTCAGGGAAAATCTTTCCAATAGGTGTACATGGCGCTGTGGAAAAGTGTCCTAAGTAAAATGATGACCCCGCTTACTTGATATGCTTCACATTTTATTACAAACCTCCAGATTTAAGCAGGCTtgcaaaaaatatgtaaaattttgCTGAAAGTATGCTAGTTTTCAGGGTGAAAGTGTTCATTCTTCCCCTTGACTACCATGAGAAAGACACATCTCTGTGGTTAGATCAATACAACATGTTCATTTCAACATAAACCTTAGCAGTCACTGTCagcttgtgttctttttttgttccaaCGAATGAAAAATTCCccaggtgtttttttcttccaggttttaTTCCTTTGTGTGAATTTAGTGCCTGTGAAAGGTACCAGCCTGACAGCCTGGAGCCTGATGTTTTCTAATTTATACACAAAGCTAGAAAACAGGCAACTGTGGCCACAGCATCACTGGTTTCTTCATCTCCTGCCATCATTTTGAAGGATCACCTCCAGGCATGAGGGTGTTGTTCAGTCCCAAAAACGAACACTCACAAAAGACTGCTAAATATTGTTTCTCTCTGTTCAAGCTTCTAACAAATGAAATACTGAATGTTGGCTATGTGATACTGTCATTTCCACAACTGTATGttagaaataaacatttctaCATCAGAAATAAACAGCGATTGGGATGAAgatggttttgtttgctttgtgttgaAACTTTTTATCCTAAAGATAACATGCTTTTGTGAAGGAGAAAACTCAAATCTGGGACTCAACCCTTAAATCAGGATTGTGGAATAAACTTCCCAAACAAAGGGCCACAATGCATCACCTTTCTAACACATAACAATATATATACACGTACTTAAAACACAGCTGtgtttgtgcacacacacatcttTACATTGCACACATTATACATTGCATATGATAAACCACATGAAAATCATAATAGAGGGTTCcagtttcctaattattttttagCTCATGGTTGGATTCTCATATGATGGATAAGGTGTAAATATTATTGAAGCTTTTTTCATGGTTTGCAATATTTACAAGTATCTCTTCTACGATGGTTAGGGAGGATTGAGGAGATTTCCTACTTGACTCATCCATACATTATAATAAAACCTGGGGGAAATCAACTGTCCTGGAGGTCCCTGCTTCTCTGCTTCCTGTATCTACTTGGGTGGAAACTGATGACTGGATGCCAGCAGTATTTGAGCTGTACAGATACGAAACAACACAGTCAAGAGAGCCTAATCTAGTGATGACAGAACCCGAAAGTCCTAATGTTGCAGATTCTGAGAGctcaccagctgcagctggagagccGTGCATCCTCACTTATGTGAAAGGCAGCCTCAGTTAATAAAACCTACCTCTACATCAGCACCATCATCCTCTTTTCAGCTTGAGCTGGCTTGTTGCTGAGCTCTCCTCTGGTTCCAGTCATacaaccatagaatcacagaatggttcaggttggaagggaccttaaaggtcatctagttccaacccccctgccacggggacacctcccactagaccaggctgctcaaagccccatccagcctggccttgaacacctccagggatggggcatccaccacctctctgggcaacctgttccagtgcctcacgaccctcacagtaaagaatttcttcctgatatccaatctaaatctaccctccttcagtttaaaaccgttaccccccGTCCTATCtttacactctctgataaagagtccctccccatccttcctgtagcccctttaggtactggaaggctgctataaggtctcctcggagccttctcttctccaggctgaacaaccccaactctctcagcctgtcaaggtTAGTCCTCAAGGTTAGGTCAGGTACAGCCAAGTAGCCAATATCCTCACAACACCCCGAGTGTTGGCCTTTCCCCCGCCAGTGCATTCCACCCTAAGGAACACTCTGCTCCTGAACTAACACCATAAGAAGTCTTCCTATTTAGGTACAGAGATCTTTGCTGAGGTTTGCGTAGTACTGCTGTAAAATACTAAGGAAAAATTGCTTCaccaaagaaaattaatgatAGCTAGAAACAGTGTGGGAGAGCAATAGTAGCTCAGATTATTATCAATTGCAGTTTCACTCATTAAGGATTTGTAGTGAATTTAACATCCGCAATGGTTTGGGCCAAGCTTTACTACAGACCAACTAAGAAAAGCTCCATCTCCAACAGATGTGACAACAACTACAAGCTTTCAGTCTGTTTGTTTCACTGTATTTAATTATTCCACACAGCACTATTTAGCAGCTTAGTTTAAGATTAAGAAATTACTGAGACAGAGGGAGCAGTAGCACAAGCAGCTCACTGAAATCTCCGCTTGGTGAAACGTTTGATTTGTGGTGCAGGAGAAtgagagaggggggggaaaaaaaaaagggcagctgAACATGTTGGTTCCAATTCTAGGCTTTCTTAACATATGTAAATGTACTGACTCACACACACGGGAATACTCCCAATTCACAGTGATGTAAGCAAAATCAGAATCAGGCTTGATTAGTCTGGCAGGCTTTGATGAATGGAAAGAGCTAAATTTGTCCTGCGGAAGGAACAAGGTTAGAAGAAAGTCAGACTTTGTGCACTTGTTTGCATCTGCCTAGAGTGGGTACTACTATCCTTAGTTTAAGAGGATGGGGAAGTCTGATTTCATACAAATGACTATGTAAAATGCAAAGCAGATGAGACTCAGGCTTCTGCTAAGTTTCGCAGTGCCGTTGTTTCTCTATCTGCAATGGAGCTGCCCTGCTTTACACCAGTATGAGGGAGACCAAGTCCTGCTGCCAGGCGAACAAtacttccctcttttcctctgtgctctgaAAGAACTGCCACCATTTGAAGAATATCTTTGCATATTTTTCCATAGTTAAAAAGCTGAaactaaataaaatttataaattatttttggaaacaaGCTCTCAACCAAATTATGTTCCTGGTGCTATTAGAAGAGAGTTATTCAAGTACAGAAGGATATCATAGCTTACACAGCTGAAGAGCCACTTTAGTACTCAAATGCATCTGAGACAAAATGAGCAGCCTGAATATGTAAGATGGCCCATGGAAATCCCATAGACTTATTGCTGTGAggttcaggctcaaaaacactaGGTTGTATCAGAGGAGTTCTGCTGACCTATAACTGGCGCATTGAAAATAGTCGTTTTTCCAATGATACTTGGAACGGTTAATATCCTAGAATAAATATGGTAATTGAAGTACTTTATTTCAATAATAGTAGTTTAATATTCATTATAATTGTTGACTATCCAGGGAGCAAAATCAAcagtgactatttttttttcattctttcagctttccttccattttcctgaTTATAATAAATTCAACACTTTCTCCTTTTATTCCCCTCATACCTTTATTTCTTTAGGTGGAAAATAGCCTGTCTTCTCCAGCTTCCcaccttctttcccttttattccctttcctcctgctgcttccacccttttaaaggatttttatttttgtagggacataaataatagtaatactTGCCATTTATATTGCAGTTTGCCCATTCAAGGTACTGCACTGACATTACAAATTGAGAAAGAACTTGCAAGAGTCTTCTGATTCAGCACTATTTATCAGGGAGGAAATGGAGAATTAGAGCCCCGTTTCTCTCACCTCAGCTGCTAGAGCAGTAAAGCCCTTCCCAGAATGGTCCCACCTTCTCGCCCCCCCCGTCTGATAAATTGCTGCCGACAATCAGAGCTGTACTTCAGCAGCACTGGAGAGCCCCTGTTGTCAGTGATAAATAGGTGAATTTAGGAGTAGCGTATAATCCCTGTTCAACCTTCCTCCTGTAGGAAAGCTATATTCATAAAGAGGAAAGAGGTTAAATACAGGCTACCGTATTTTGTTTAGCAGCTGATGTAGAAATAGAATATAAACTAAGAAAGCACTAGTTACtgcaacctcagcaagtttgccgatgacaccaagctgtgtggcatggtcaacatgctggaaggaagggatgggatccagagggacctggacaggcttgagagatgggcctgtgcgaacctcatgaggttcaaccaggacaagtgcaaggtcctgcacctgggtcagggcaatcccaagcacgaatacaggctgggcagagaatggattgagagcagccctgaggagaaggacttgggggtgctggtggatgagaagctcaacatgacccgtcaatgtgcgctcgcagcccagaaagccaactgcatcctgggctgcaacaaaagcagcgtggccagcagggtgaggggcgggattctgtgtccagctctggagccctcagcacaagaaggacatgcacctgttggaatgggtccagcagagggccatgaagatgatcagagggctggaggacctctgctatgaggacagcctgagagagttggggctgttcagcctggagaagagaaagaccCAGTGTGACCCTACAGCAGCCTtacagtgcttaaagggggcctgcaggagagatggggagggactctttatcaggcagtggaGCGATAAGACAAGGGATggtggtttcaaactgaaagaggggagatttagattggatgtcaggaagaaattctttactgcaagggtggtgaggcactggaacaggttgcccagggaagttgtggaggccccatccctggaggtgttcaaggccaggctggatggggctttgagcagcctggtctagtgggaggtgtccctgcccagggcagggggttggaactagatgatctttaaggtcccttccaacccaaaccattctgtgattctataagagGCCATTTCCACTtcctttttcaaattattttagttaCCTAAAGATAATTTTTGGCTATCTTTGCACTCCCCAGAGTAACATTGAGAGAAGATAATTTCAAAACAGTAGCAAGAGTGTCTGAAAAACTGGGCTGGTCTGCTATGCCTTTTTATTCCCTCCTTTAAAACCTCCTTTTTAGGTCCTTACCTAGTGCGTGCTGCCATGCTTCAGGTGTTCAGAGCCTCCCCTGGACATACACTGCACAGATCTGTCCTTTGTTCCTATTAAATACCACCCCCAAAAATGGTGTGGTCTTTTATTGCCACTGGAAGTAACACATCACTTCACCTGTATTACATCTGTATTACATTTAAACTTTATGCAGGAACTTTCAAAGCACAGGGACTTTTAAACACATAATCTTAGAACAAAGAACAGCAAATGTCTCCATTTATGCCGGTGCTGCATTTTCTGGAACTTCACATGCTTTAGCACCTGGGCATTAGCTTGTTAGAAAAGAAATCTCTCAAGGTATCTGACACATCCTACCAGCAGCAATGTTGCTCCAAGGGCCAAACAGAAAACCATAGGTCCGGTGAGGTCCGTCTCATTCATAATGCTGCCATCTGCAGGCTTCATTGGATTTAGAACCGTTAATGTTTTTTGCCATATATGCTCAAAATTGATCCCAAGTTCTGCAACAAGAAATTCCAGGATTGTTAACTGCTCACTGGAAAACAACACATGCACAGAAACCCATTAGTTACCACAAAACccgaaacaagcaaacaaattaaTCGCTTTAATGAAGATAATGCTGTAGGATGACGTATTCTGTAGTAGGAACACACTGTCCCTGCTATATACCCTGTATATTTGAAAGTCAGCTCTGATTCTGAATtggaatattaatttattaaatccAATTTTAGGCAGTGAACCAAAAAAATGCCCTCAGCATTTTTGAgttaatatttgtttttcctaCACATATATACAATGCCACACTAACTCAGATGTTGAAAAATATGCTAATTAACAGTAACTGCAGAATTCAAGATAATCTAGAACACCAAGGACAGAGATATACGCTTTAATTCTGGCAAATCCGACAAGAGATGTGTCTTAAGCCTGAACTGCCAAAGGCACTTAAAAACGACATTCTTCCCTTCAAGGCAAGTTAATAAAAATTTATGCAGTGCTTTATAAGcttttttggcatttaaaaagtaattattgagGACCCctagaaacagaacaaaattctTCCCCATTAGAGTCGATGGGAATTCTGCCATTAACTTTACTGGGGCAAAGATTTCTCTGTAACTTCTGCAGAAACACTTCGGCTTGCAAAGAGTAATCATCTGCCCCGAGATGCTCCAGCAAGAGAAAAGTTAACTTCAGAACTGGGTGCCAGAATTACTGAGACTGACAAAGTGTTAGATCTCTTTGGAAAGCCAAGTCTTTACCTTATTCCACCGATCCATCACCTTGAGCTGAGCCAAAACGTTATATAAAGTTGTTGTGTATTAAAATGTGTGTCTTTGGTTGGATTTATTTGGTACGCAGATATGAACATCTCTGAAGCCCCGAGGATCAGAAGCAGTTGTATTTCAACATCCCTTTTGCAGGGTGGGCTGCCTGTGGAGTTAAATGCTTGGAGGTCTGAGAGGTAAAGATCTAGCAGTTATCTGTATCAAAGAGAGTGATCTTGCTGTTTTAAGGCAGTAAGGAGTATCTTTTAAGTAGTGAAAAATCCACTTGCCTGCCCGCATGCAAAAGCAGGCTGAATATGCTCTTTTCACATTATACTGAAATAATCGCAAAcaaattctttgatttttttttaaatgtagaacaAATACTTTGTAAACTACAAAATCAGCCACTAGCATTAGGATGGTTCAATCATCATAAAGAATGGTATTGTTCGTGTAGTTAAATGATCAACTAATTGAAGCTGAATGCagctttcttaatttctttcccacTGAAACAAGCTATTTAGCATCTTCAAACTATTAAATTTATTACTAGATATGCAAAGAGGATTATTACCAGTATTTATTAATTATAGATGTTCCAATATGTACGCGGGATAAacacagagtggaaaaaaatatttggaaatgtgaATGCAAAACTTATTGTTATGCTGTCATCTAGTGGTAGTCAAGTGTATACTGTATATGCCATAAGGCTGAGTGAATCCATGGCAAATTCCAATAAGAAAATGCAGATTTGGGGGCCAGGGGCTGTTGGCTGAAGCTTGCACAGCAGCTTGGCACAGAGCTTGGCAGCTCTGCTGCGGTTTCTCTAGTGAGGGCCACCAGCGGGCACCCCCAGGAACCACATACATTGTCcgtggttttatttttaccttctagCAAAGGGGGTTCCTCGTCAAATCCATCAGCATAACCAAGATGAGTGCTGGGACTGTACGTTGGCTGCAAAATCTGACCAGTGTAGCTCTGAGTGGACAGAAGCATTTCTGACGGGGCAAAAGCACTGGTGGGAGGTGGGTCTCCTGTCTGGCTCCTGGGACAAGAAGCAAATCACAGCACAACaacccctcagcacaggaaagacacggacctatTGGAGCGGGATCaaaggaggaccacaaaaatgatcagagggatggaaccatacgaggacaggctgagtggggttgttcagcctggagaagagaaggctccaaggagaccttacagcagccttacagtacctgaaggggctacaggagagatggggagggactctctatcacgGAgcggagcaataggacgaggggtaacggatttaaattgaaagagggtagatttagattggatatcaggaagaaattctttactgtgagggtgatgagacactggcacaggttgcccagagaagttgtgtaggccccatcgctggaggtgttcaaggccaggctggatggggctttgagcagcctggtctagtgggaggtgtccctgcccacggcaggggggttggaactagatgatctttaaggtcccttccaacccaaaccattctatgattatataattaatttttttcttgaatctgAGGAAAAACTTAAATAATTTCTAGCAATATGTGCTCCAAAATTCACATTAATAACATGAAGCTCAGTCACCCCAATTAGGTAAACAACCTGTAACATCTATAAGTAGAAAAGTAGCATGGAACCCAATCCTTTACAAGGAAaggtttaattattattaattctgACTTGGGGAAAGCCTAGATGTCTCCTGAAGCTCTTTCCTGCTCCTGCAAGCCCCAAGGCCAGATGGATCTATCAGCTGCTGAACAGGGAAGCTGCAGCAACACCCAGCCTCCTACCACAGTCGTGTCAAAATCTCCTTAAGGGGAAACTCTTCTAAGGAGGAATTTCTTTCTCTCAGTGTCCCTCTTCCATGGGCAGAAGTCAccaatagttttaaaaaatataagaaaaaaaaaaccatgataAGATTATTCCTGTCTTTCTTGAATTTCTCCACTAAAGTTTCCACTCTATTGAATTATGCAATCCTTTTTTGTCAATTGCATGTTGGTTTTTGTCATTAATTTCATTGGAGTTTGAGATGTAtcatcttttccctctctctctctctctctctctctcttttttttttttttttgtaacatactTACTTTCTGCTTCCATGGAGATTTTCATTAGACCCGTAACTGTTGTAACCTTCTTCCTGGTCATCTATGGTATAATTGGACTGGTAAAAGTCCAAGTGAAACTGCTCAAAATTTGAcattctgtttggaaaaaaagattttaggtATTGGTAAAAATAGCCTTTGGAACAAGCCAATATCTATGTTTTGAACTGTCctaaactgaaatgaaatcaaTAAACCTTAAAGCCACAAACTCAGGAGAATCTTTGTGTAGAAACTCATGATAATTTGAAAGTGAGAAAAATGGATCCTTTACTTGTTGTAACAAGGGAAATTAATCTTATGTTATCACTAATTACTATATATTAATTTACAAGTGGTAAACAAGACTTCCTGTCTTGTTAGTGTTACcaaaaataacttcagtaatTTTTGAAGATATATATCAACTGAAGTATTGTTTTAAACagctcattttccttctttaaaagaaaattgcgGCCATGTCTGAATGCTTAGAAATTAATgcttttaagaagtattttggGTTTCAAAAACAATTACTATTTCCAGATATTTGTGCTTTGCAATATTATACATGATCATCATAAAACAttggaaaaatgcaaatatattcacAGAATGAGTGATTTGTCTTTA comes from the Chroicocephalus ridibundus chromosome 5, bChrRid1.1, whole genome shotgun sequence genome and includes:
- the YIPF7 gene encoding protein YIPF7 isoform X1, producing MSNFEQFHLDFYQSNYTIDDQEEGYNSYGSNENLHGSRKSQTGDPPPTSAFAPSEMLLSTQSYTGQILQPTYSPSTHLGYADGFDEEPPLLEELGINFEHIWQKTLTVLNPMKPADGSIMNETDLTGPMVFCLALGATLLLAGKVHFGYVYGMSAIGCLAMHALLNLMSVPGVSHGCVASVLGYCLLPMVILSSSAVVFSLQGIPGTLLALFIIGWCSLSASKIFSSALAMEGQQLLIAYPCALLYGLFALLTVF
- the YIPF7 gene encoding protein YIPF7 isoform X2 — protein: MLLSTQSYTGQILQPTYSPSTHLGYADGFDEEPPLLEELGINFEHIWQKTLTVLNPMKPADGSIMNETDLTGPMVFCLALGATLLLAGKVHFGYVYGMSAIGCLAMHALLNLMSVPGVSHGCVASVLGYCLLPMVILSSSAVVFSLQGIPGTLLALFIIGWCSLSASKIFSSALAMEGQQLLIAYPCALLYGLFALLTVF